The following proteins are encoded in a genomic region of Trichoplusia ni isolate ovarian cell line Hi5 chromosome 18, tn1, whole genome shotgun sequence:
- the LOC113503208 gene encoding uncharacterized protein LOC113503208: MSPPKQPCSLFQLCVKSSIRLINSACYVIEKTYPENHLNECEREAFDLKCHLMTMLPARLFDVLCSERTCCQYRGDPRIQLQVLMHPNITVFRKCDLDNGIPQRFWQGTLATFSRLRVLDLKFICTDEILAVIGDSCPLLEEINIVSRVDICKSLFNASVLIRNVSDAGLCCITNLKHLRVLAMDPPRNERANRIGRCVSRAGIIMLIRELPYLEELRIESCDIGSTLIGSTVDVGPLNLRKMICHFASADGVRKLIKICPCLKEFSLTHITEHNKDAILDQISMSELRLHKLDLSFFSFTDSMQQLLTVKGSYLTHFSLWEIDNSLNLDKVVSIGKCCPNLTSLCLMTQSKCLHVPRYYRRPDKIFSELRNLILGNENFCIDRMLTFFLECTSNLEKLVLKYQTKTNLDDTLLHLLEKGHLKNIVDLWLDCTLEVSKNVVKRTIQMCDRLQLFTVDFADTTTELLQYITENNLDLKLGSY; this comes from the exons ATGTCGCCCCCTAAGCAACCATGTAGTCTTTTTCAGTTGTGTGTTAAGAGTTCCATCAGGCTTATTAATTCAGCTTGTTATGTTATTGAAAAGACGTATCCCGAGAATCACTTAAACGAATGTGAGAGAGAGGCGTTTGATTTAAAATGCCATTTGATGACAATGCTGCCAGCCAG GTTATTTGATGTCCTCTGTTCAGAAAGAACATGCTGCCAGTACCGCGGCGACCCTCGCATACAGCTACAAGTACTGATGCACCCCAACATCACTGTCTTCCGCAAATGCGACCTTGATAACGGCATACCGCAAAGGTTCTGGCAGGGGACGCTCGCCACCTTCAGCCGCTTACGCGTTCTCGATCTCAAATTCATTTGTACTGACGAAATTCTCGCCGTCATCGGTGACAGTTGCCCTCTACTTGAAGAAATTAACATCGTCTCTAGAGTAGATATTTGTAAATCCCTTTTCAATGCTTCCGTTCTAATAAGAAATGTCTCTGACGCAGGTTTGTGCTGTATCacgaatttaaaacatttgaggGTATTGGCCATGGACCCCCCGAGGAACGAGCGCGCGAACCGTATCGGCCGCTGTGTCTCCCGAGCTGGTATCATCATGTTGATCAGGGAGCTACCGTACTTGGAAGAGCTGCGGATCGAGTCCTGCGACATCGGCTCCACGCTAATAGGTAGCACTGTCGACGTAGGGCCCTTAAATCTCAGGAAAATGATTTGCCATTTTGCCTCAGCTGATGGTGttaggaaattaataaaaatttgtcCATGCCTAAAGGAATTTTCCCTGACTCACATAACTGAACACAACAAAGACGCAATATTAGATCAGATTTCGATGAGCGAGTTACGATTGCATAAGTTGGATTTGTCATTCTTTTCCTTCACGGATTCAATGCAGCAGCTTTTGACCGTCAAAGGCAGTTATCTCACACACTTCTCTTTGTGGGAAATTGATAACTCCTTAAATTTAGACAAGGTTGTATCTATAGGCAAGTGTTGTCCAAACCTCACGTCGTTGTGTTTGATGACTCAGTCGAAATGTTTACACGTGCCGAGGTACTATCGGCGGCCGGACAAAATCTTCTCGGAACTCAGAAATTTAATACTAGgtaatgaaaacttttgtaTTGATCGTATGCTCACATTTTTCCTTGAGTGCACGAGTAATTTGGAAAAGCTAGTTCTCAAATATCAAACTAAGACTAATTTAGATGATACGTTATTGCATTTATTAGAAAAAGGACATTTGAAGAATATTGTTGATTTGTGGTTGGATTGCACATTGGAGGTATCCAAGAACGTAGTGAAACGGACGATTCAAATGTGCGACAGACTACAATTGTTTACAGTTGACTTTGCAGATACGACGACAGAGCTACTGCAGTACATAACGGAAAACAATTTGGATTTGAAGCTAGGTAGCTATTAG
- the LOC113503209 gene encoding histone deacetylase 3, translated as MTQHKVAYFYNADVGNFHYGPGHPMKPHRLSVTHSLVLNYGLHKKMQIYKPYRASAHDMCRFHSEDYIEFLQNVTPQNIQSYSKDLLHYNVGDDCPVFEGLFDFCSMYTGASLEGAMKLNNNACDIAINWSGGLHHAKKFEPSGFCYVNDIVIAILELLKYHPRVLYIDIDVHHGDGVQEAFYLTDRVMTVSFHKYGNYFFPGTGDMYEIGAESGRYYSVNVPLKEGIDDQSYVQVFKPVISNVMEFYRPTAIVLQCGADSLAGDRLGCFSLTTRGHGECVKFVKNLNVPTLVVGGGGYTLRNVARCWTYETSLLVDENISNELPYTEYLEFFAPDFQLHPEINSTNNANSKQYLEAISKHVYDNLKMCQHSPAVQMTHVPGDFFPEEYRIKDEPDPDVRISQEEADKMVEPKNEFYEDEKDNDKDPPPETKDP; from the exons ATGACTCAACATAAAGttgcttatttttataatgccGACGTAGGGAACTTTCATTATGGGCCAGGGCACCCGATGAAGCCCCATAGGTTATCTGTTACGCATAGTTTGGTTCTGAACTATGGGCTTCATAAAAAGATGCAGATATACAAGCCGTACAGGGCTAGCGCGCATGATATGTGTCGTTTCCACAGCGAGGACTACATAGAATTCTTGCAGAATGTGACACCACAGAATATTCAGA GTTATTCAAAAGACTTGCTGCACTACAATGTTGGTGACGACTGTCCAGTGTTCGAGGGTCTGTTTGACTTCTGTTCAATGTACACAGGAGCCTCGTTAGAAGGAGCCATGAAGCTAAACAATAATGCCTGTGATATAGCTATCAACTGGTCTGGTGGCTTGCATCATGCAAAGAAATTTGAACCTTCAG GTTTCTGTTACGTAAATGACATAGTCATAGCAATATTAGAGCTTCTAAAGTACCATCCTAGAGTACTCTACATAGACATAGATGTTCATCACGGTGACGGCGTGCAAGAAGCATTCTATCTGACGGACAGAGTGATGACGGTCAGCTTCCATAAGTACGGGAACTACTTCTTTCCTGGGACCGGGGATATGTATGAGATTGGTGCTGAAAGTGGGAGGTATTACTCTGTGAATGTACCATTGAAAGAGGGGATAGATGATCAGAGTTATGTGCAG GTTTTCAAACCAGTGATATCTAACGTGATGGAGTTCTACCGTCCTACTGCTATAGTGCTGCAGTGTGGAGCGGACTCCTTGGCTGGCGACAGACTCGGCTGCTTCTCTCTGACGACGCGGGGCCACGGGGAGTGCGTCAAGTTTGTCAAGAACTTGAATGTACCTACTCTGGTGGTCGGTGGCGGAGG TTACACATTGAGGAACGTAGCGCGGTGTTGGACATACGAGACGTCTCTACTTGTTGACGAAAACATATCGAACGAGTTGCCCTACACCGAGTACTTGGAGTTCTTCGCGCCGGACTTCCAACTGCACCCGGAAATCAACAG TACAAACAACGCGAACAGCAAGCAGTATCTGGAAGCGATATCTAAGCACGTGTACGACAACCTGAAGATGTGCCAGCACTCGCCCGCCGTGCAGATGACGCACGTTCCGG GCGACTTCTTCCCCGAAGAGTACAGAATCAAAGACGAACCGGACCCAGACGTGAGAATCAGCCAGGAGGAGGCTGACAAGATGGTGGAGCCCAAGAACGAGTTCTACGAGGACGAGAAGGACAACGACAAGGACCCGCCGCCCGAGACGAAGGACCCATAG